In Rhodamnia argentea isolate NSW1041297 chromosome 5, ASM2092103v1, whole genome shotgun sequence, the DNA window GGCAAGATCGTAAGTCTAGTTAAGAATTAGTGAAATGGTTGTGCATTAGTAAATGTGTGACGGGacacaaaaatttgaatatgatGAGAAAAGCGGTGGAGTACTTTTATAAGAAAGGACATACAAAAGTTTTGGGAAAAAACTTAAGAGAAAAAGTAATACAATCAGATCCTCAAAACAGTAGTTCTCATAGCCCATCCTTTATTGCATCAGCTTTTGGTCTTTTTGTTATCCTGCAGCACTTCTCAATTTtcgttttcatattttcttcatAGCATTGCATTAACATGTCAGTTTTTTCATGATTCTTCCAGGGATGTATCAAAGCGCATTTTCTTGTCTAAGTTCTCTCATCCCAATCCTTCAGTTTCTACCTTCCTTCCAATCAGCTTATTTAGATGGAGAAGGCAAGATTTTATTTCAGGTGAAAGAAATTTAGAGAAGCATGTCGATGTAATTATGAAAGCACCATGAAGGGCTTCTCAGGGCATGATGCGACCCACACCTTTCTTCATTTGGAAGAGGAGGATATTGCTTTTTGGCTTCTAGTTGCTGCTGTTTCTGACGTTGAACATGACTATTAATCAAATGCTCGCCGAACAGATTCAGTTGTAGGATGGAGACTAGCTCTATTGGCGGAGAAAATGCTTATCTTGGGAAATACGTTGGATCAAAGGTGCCCAACTTGGAAGTTTAAAGCCTTCTTTAGTTTATGTTCTCCTCCTGCATTCACGAATGGCTTAAAGTGATCACTAAGCACTGTGCTTGAGGCTTATGAAATTACTAGCTAGCtgttattaaaaaatgttaCTGGCATCAAGACATATTGTGTTTGCTAAATGTGATTAGCTTCTCTTTCAGACTAGGTTCCAAGTGCTTATTGCAGTGGTTTGAACGTGGATATGTTTCAGTTTTGGAAAGACCATTTTATCCTTATGAAGATGGGAATGTTGCTTATTGTACATTCCCATCTTAGAAAGACCATTTTATCACAGCTACTGTTATCGGCagaattatgtcaatttatcaGAAACAAAACACAAGAATATAGACTGAAAACATCCTTTTGCTGTCTACAAAGTTTCTTCTATACAATGATTTGGAGAATTTACTCTGGCAATGGCTATTTCAGATTTTCTGTTTTTGTGAAGGTGGTAGTTTGCTTTGTCAACAGAAGGGTGGATGTTGATATGAACTCTTTAAGCCTGTGATGCATGTGCTGACCATTTGTACTGTTTGGTCTCAAAGAGCTCTCACGTTTTAAGCTTTTAGGACACTGTTAGGAGTGATGGCTTGTTTAGTAGCCTAATATGGTGTTCCAGATTTTATGCGTTTCTTTGAGACAGACTCTGTATTTCACATGCTTAATATATAGGATTGCCTCTACAGGGTCGCTTCAGTGGGTGTATTAACTGGTCAAGGGATCATTGCTACAAATGACGGACATGTTTACATGTGGGAGTTATCTACTGGAAAAAGATTGGGGATTCTTCATCATTTCCTAGGTATATGTTTGGCTTTTCTTCTCTGATTTGTCTATGATAGTCATCAAGTTATCTCTTTACATATGAGTTCACGATTGAGCTTCAATGAAGTCCAATTAACTTGGAAGTCTCTCTTGCAGTAAACTTATAGCGTCCTTTGCTTACATGTATTACagataaatatattatatgtatgtatgcatgtatgtatatgtataagtaattggGTTGGCCAGTTAATAATCTGTAAAACTATCAGCTTCGCCAGCACTGTTGAAGTAGAAAGATTCTCTTTTctaccttttctctttctctttctaattGAATTCACTTACTAGCTCGTCATGATTCATTATCATTCCTTTGTCTGCTGACCCACAAGATTCATACTCACCCCTACTCATgatcttttctcatttcttcatcTTTGAAGAGTAACGAATCTTGATAGTAATTCCTCTAGCATATTTTATTGTTGCAATGCACTTAAAAAAACCCTACGCTGGACTGTCTTAAAATTTCTGGAAGTATATCTCATATACCAAATCAACTCCGTGGTTTTGCTGGGAATGGAAAGGGAATCCAGAAATACAAGGTTAACGTGAGTAATCATGTGAAATACGTCACGGGTGACACAGCAGCAAGCAAGAGGAAAGAATATTACAGTTCCCTTTTTAGGACTTTTCCCCCATCGCCAaaccctttgttacaaggaGGGGAAACCTTGTGGTGCTTATAAAGTGGGAATTGGTGGCATTGCACGAACAGCCACTTTGGGTGTTCAGACCGAGTGACACTATTGGTAACGGAGGCAGTGTATGCTGGCCTTAAACATCCATTGAATGGCTTTTTACCCTTTCCCTATATTTGTCTTAAATTTGTAAGGATCAGAACCTGAGTTAGAATTGAATCGAGGGATTAAGTGGATCTTGTCATCAAACTAAGAACTTGATATGATTAAGTCGATCTCGTGGACTGCAGCTGTCTTAACAATATGAGAATCGTGAATTTTGCCTAAAAAGCAGTTACTTGTAGAACCAATTAAGATAGGGAGAGTTGAGAAGCCATGCACTAATGTTACCATACCGTAATCTAAGTAGGGCGATGTAATACCCTGTCTGATTTTTCTTATGCGGCAGGTGGCAGTGTCTCTTGTATTGCTGCAATGATTCTACTCCAGCTGTCTTTGCAGCTGCTGGTGATGGACGGAAGTTACTGGTTTATAGGCATTCTCAGTTTAAGGCAATGGACAGGAAATGATGCAACCATGGTTTGGGTCTTCCCACGCTTCAGGATTCTTTTTGCAAGTGATTTCAGATCTCCCATGTCCTCGATGGCGAGACTGATTATGGGATTCCATAGACTCGCTAACTTTTTGCTGTCAAGGAATCGGGATGCTCCAGTCCAGACATCTGATTTTTGCAAAATCTCTGAAGGTGGTTTCTCAAAGCATGTATTCCGTAACTGTTCGATAGAAACAGGTGATCAAGCCGCCATTTGGTCAACAAGAGTGCTCTTTACCCAACTTGCTTTGTGGTCGAAGATCTTTCCCAACTTTAGTCTGTGCAATTCACTTTTAAAGCTACCCAGAGGGTTGTAATTGTGAATAATATACGTAACTGATATGATTGGGGCATAGTTGGCTAGTTGGTATGCCTCCCTTTGACAGCTCTTCCCGGAATGAGTCAAGCATGATGCATGTGGTGTGATTAAGGGCTCTCGAACTTGTGTGTCAAACCAAGTCTActaagggtgatcggtttcggGCTGGGTAGGCTCTAaacttgaaacttggaacctatttTGTTAGAATGAGCATAAAACTACCTTGATTGCCTTGGAACCAACCTTAGATTCTTCTAGGCTTATCCGGTTCAGTTCTTTAGTCTCCTCGGgagtcctttttcttttttttttgcttcatttttttttttcattcaaaaaTGGAGATCAATAGTAGTAGTGGCAAAATAGTATGAGCAACAAAATGGCTCAAACTAAAACAGATAGCTACcaaaaaagataatttcattTAAGAAAGATAAAGCATCTTCTTCCAACTTCATAAAATAGTTTCTATCCTTTGCTTCCCAAGTGTGTTGGTTCAGCACTCATTCTTGGGACTTACCAGCACGATACCAGgtgtcaattttatttattttttaacgGGGAACTGGACCTATTTCCACTGAAATCGGGAATGGACCTTGTTTCCATGGTCGGTTTGCCCACATTCCCTGATAGAACTGAATCGGTTGAACAACCCTAACATCTACTGTGCTTTTGGGCACCTGGGAGGATTCTCCAAATGAATCACTTCTTTTTAAAACCCTCGTCTCTCGAGTCCACACAAGACGCGCGCGAATTGCAACTGTGCAGCTTCAATCATTTCCGCGTATCGCATTTGGTCCCTTGATCCCAGAGACTGGTCACATGCGCGCGTTCGGCACTCAAGTCCAAGAGACATCAGATCCTCCATCGAAATCAGAAGATCTGATGCGATGCCTACTGCATTTTCGGTGAGCATGTGTGCCTTAATCAGAAGAGAAGTTATCAATCGTCCCAACCATATGCAATGGGCCTAGGCTCTTTGAGCTGAGCCCAAGTCTCCTCCTCCTTTAGTAGACCTGACAAGGGCCTCGAGATCCATAGGCCCAACCAGGCCCACTTGAGCGCAAACCGTGTGCCGCTCGTTGATCCACCTCTACTCGAGCCTCGAGTTCTAGCCCCAACCCCCACCACTCCTCAGTGACGCTCGGAAGGGGCCAACGCCAAACGGAGAGGAAAGCCGAGAGTTGGAGCTCGAGCACAGCTGCAATGGCCGCCACCCATCCTGTCCAGAAGAACACTCCCTACTTAGGTAAGTCGTTGCGCTTTAACGTCGTCTTCGTATTCTTCTTCTGCGTTTTGATCTTCTGAAAGTGAATAGCGAATAAAAGACAACGACTGAGCGGGTGGATTGGCGGAGGAGGTGAACGAGGCGATCCTGCACGCCACCTTCATCCCGTTCGGCGACATAAAGGGCGTGAAGACGCCGCTCGACCAGGTGACGCAGAAGCACCGGTCCTCCGGCTTCGTCACCTTCCTCGAGAGGGaggacgccgccgccgccgccatcccCATGGACAACGTGCACGGCGCCGAGCTCTACGGCCGCGTCCTCACCGTCAATTACGCCCTTCCCGAGAAAATCAAGGGCGGTGAACAGGGCTGGGCCGCTCAGCCTAGTACGTCCTCCCCCTTAGTACGTCCTCCACctctttgctctctcttttaGGCTTAAATCCTAACTTCTTACAATGAGGATTTGGCGGTGTACTTTACTGAATTTCGTTGGTTTCTTGTCGAGGCTTAGAGGGCGATTATGTCTGTAGAATTTGGATTGCTGTTAGAGTCGGACTGAGTGTGTTAAAATTTTTGTTGGTGCTGTAAGGTTCTGCAGGAGTAGTTCATAAGCTAAGTTGGATAGagtttttatttacaatttttctcAAGTTTTGCTCCTGCCGTgagctttttctttgttggcaTAATGACATTCGTTTATAATGTCTTACTATGTCTCAGCCAACGGACTGTATTACAAGAAACTGAAATTGAGTTTCAGATGAAAATGTTATTTCGGTGCTGTGATGccctatgttacacggacacgacacgtgacacgacacgacacgccgacacgtgaattctcaaaaaatagaaaattctg includes these proteins:
- the LOC115740026 gene encoding uncharacterized protein LOC115740026 isoform X1 — protein: MLILGNTLDQRVASVGVLTGQGIIATNDGHVYMWELSTGKRLGILHHFLGGSVSCIAAMILLQLSLQLLVMDGSYWFIGILSLRQWTGNDATMVWVFPRFRILFASDFSEGGFSKHVFRNCSIETGDQAAIWSTRVLFTQLALWSKIFPNFSLCNSLLKLPRGL
- the LOC115739953 gene encoding peptidyl-prolyl cis-trans isomerase E-like, with product MAATHPVQKNTPYLAGGLAEEVNEAILHATFIPFGDIKGVKTPLDQVTQKHRSSGFVTFLEREDAAAAAIPMDNVHGAELYGRVLTVNYALPEKIKGGEQGWAAQPSTSSPLVRPPPLCSLF
- the LOC115740026 gene encoding uncharacterized protein LOC115740026 isoform X2, which codes for MLILGNTLDQRVASVGVLTGQGIIATNDGHVYMWELSTGKRLGILHHFLGGSVSCIAAMILLQLSLQLLVMDGSYWFIGILSLRQWTGNDATMVWVFPRFRILFASDFRSPMSSMARLIMGFHRLANFLLSRNRDAPVQTSDFCKISEGGFSKHVFRNCSIETGDQAAIWSTRVLFTQLALWSKIFPNFSLCNSLLKLPRGL